A window of Mixophyes fleayi isolate aMixFle1 chromosome 10, aMixFle1.hap1, whole genome shotgun sequence contains these coding sequences:
- the LOC142103689 gene encoding malignant fibrous histiocytoma-amplified sequence 1 homolog isoform X2, which produces MLPLRDLDLSLRRLKVMPSEVLIDTNIQSLNLDRNKLRSVSEISRLQELQTLILSKNELTDFPREIQCLVHLEKLELNQNKIQIIPSGIFVNLKSLKHLKLNNNRLSNLPTDLSSCSNLHYLNLSHNLFTDLPESIMKLKNLKELYVENNKLQKLPSELFLNHSLKKFKASCNHLREPPDEVCAGGLKQIRSYFLQLQESQAREDRRVKVIFIGASLAGKTTISRSLSQGHTMPVTLKERTVGIEIREFQINDFTFLFWDFAGHLEYYVTHHVFITPHALVILVVDLYRYQIGNAQSFKDLVGFWINNLLMRVPNSVVLTVATHTDMCQPGEVEQKSKDIQERICGMLDQHKANLTHFINNLEERQDSELYLEQAEKLREISNCTIHVLHVIPINSTNSHDISNLQNYILDSVNNLELFPNAIKMLPPIYKIVEHSILEVMQSEDTPEHGIIDLDHLLSEVMLRTGNSDLDKNLLKDILRYLHRIGLIVWYEDIKPLLNTVFLKPSFLITIFKMLVRHDLHNQLETIPVEVLVSERAFKRDVLKWQEMLRSKAMLRFQAIRVLVKHQLESLPLCDTGDLFQDLMGHGTENGKLLSLFMHFQICMSVRNIKKLNPKAPEFVPGNQWSIKDTQKELCYIFPTYLNTFMEVTERWGGDHLEDIHIRVYFSPQVPEGFFQRLMVKSCSFYTTHWVEKASFLLVNNGKPLLIKENNQRADSYLEMRSRRPRKPNSFKFLWDFKLTILSIVEKLCKEWPGLFYYIRTPCRTVECPDEFEWPDMEGPGSVYDMIKEDLKTCETCCNTVNMELLLPKASGQTKDPCVPPGIHITNYGVSSFLTNS; this is translated from the exons ATGTTGCCCTTGAGGGACTTGGACCTTTCTCTCAGGAGATTGAAGGTCATGCCATCAGAAGTTTTGATTGACACAAACATACAGAGCCTCAACCTTGATCGCAACAAACTTCGAAGTGTCTCAGAGATATCCCGTCTTCAAGAACTTCAAACTCTCATCCTCTCTAAAAATGAACTGACTGATTTTCCCAGGGAGATCCAGTGCTTGGTCCACCTAGAAAAGTTGGAACTAAACCAGAATAAGATTCAGATCATTCCCAGTGGCATTTTTGTAAACCTCAAAAGTCTGAAGCATTTGAAATTGAATAACAACCGTCTGTCAAACCTGCCGACGGACCTGTCAAGCTGTTCTAATCTGCACTACTTAAATTTATCCCACAATCTGttcacagacttacctgaatCTATCATGAAATTAAAGAATTTGAAAGAGCTCTATGTGGAGAACAATAAGCTACAGAAACTGCCTTCAGAGCTCTTCCTCAATCATTCCTTGAAAAAGTTCAAGGCTTCCTGCAACCATTTGAGGGAACCTCCTGATGAAGTTTGTGCTGGTGGTCTTAAACAGATTCGTAGCTACTTCCTGCAACTGCAGGAGAGCCAAGCCAGAGAAGACAGGAGGGTTAAAGTCATTTTCATTGGTGCTAGCCTAGCTGGGAAGACCACTATAAGCAGGAGCCTAAGTCAAGGTCACACCATGCCTGTAACTCTGAAGGAGAGAACTGTAGGAATAGAGATCAGAGAATTCCAGATTAATGACTTTACCTTCCTATTCTGGGACTTTGCAGGACACCTAGAGTATTATGTAACTCATCATGTGTTTATTACTCCGCATGCTCTTGTTATCCTCGTTGTTGATCTGTACAG GTACCAGATTGGTAATGCTCAATCCTTTAAGGACCTTGTTGGATTCTGGATTAACAACCTACTCATGAGAGTGCCCAATTCTGTAGTTCTTACCGTGGCCACTCACACTGACATGTGCCAACCAGGGGAAGTCGAACAGAAGAGTAAAGACATCCAGGAGAGGATCTGCGGAATGCTGGATCAACACAAAGCCAACCTCACCCATTTCATTAACAACCTGGAGGAACGTCAGGACTCTGAGCTCTACCTTGAACAGGCAGAGAAGCTGAGAGAGATCTCTAACTGCACCATACAT GTTCTACATGTCATCCCCATCAACAGCACAAATTCCCATGACATAAGCAATCTGCAAAATTATATCTTGGACTCAGTAAACAATTTGGAATTGTTTCCAAATGCAATTAAAATGCTTCCTCCTATCTACAAAATCGTGGAACATTCTATACTGGAAGTGATGCAGAGTGAAGATACTCCAGAACACG GCATAATAGATTTAGATCATCTTTTGAGTGAGGTTATGCTTAGAACTGGAAACAGTGACCTGGATAAGAATCTTCTCAAAGACATTTTACGGTATCTCCACCGAATTGGTCTGATTGTGTGGTATGAGGACATCAAGCCTTTGCTCAACACAGTTTTTCTGAAACCATCTTTTCTCATCACTATCTTCAAG ATGCTTGTTCGGCATGATCTCCACAATCAACTAGAGACAATACCAGTTGAAGTCCTTGTTTCAGAAAGAGCCTTCAAGCGTGATGTTCTCAAGTGGCAAGAAATGTTACGTTCTAAAGCCATGCTTCGTTTCCAAGCCATTAGAGTCCTTGTTAAACACCAGCTAGAGAGCCTTCCTCTATGTGATACAGGGGACCTCTTCCAAGATTTGATGGGACATGGGACAGAGAATGGAAAGCTCTTAAGTCTCTTCATGCACTTCCAGATCTGTATGTCTGTTAGGAACATTAAGAAGCTTAATCCAAAAGCCCCTGAGTTTGTTCCTGGGAATCAGTGGTCTATAAAAGATACTCAGAAAGAACTGTGTTATATTTTTCCTACTTATCTCAATACCTTTATGGAAGTTACTGAGCGATGGGGAGGAGACCACCTTGAAGATATACACATTCGAGTCTACTTTTCTCCTCAAGTTCCAGAAGGTTTTTTCCAAAG ACTCATGGTGAAATCTTGCTCCTTCTACACCACTCATTGGGTGGAAAAAGCCAGCTTCCTTTTAGTGAACAATGGAAAACCACTGTTGATCAAAGAGAATAACCAGAGAGCAGACAGTTACCTTGAGATGAGGAGCCGAAGACCCAGAAAACCCAACA GTTTCAAGTTTCTGTGGGACTTCAAACTAACAATCCTGTCCATTGTGGAGAAACTTTGCAAAGAGTGGCCTGGACTCTTCTACTACATTCGGACGCCTTGTAGGACAGTTGAATGCCCCGATGAGTTTGAATGGCCAGATATGGAAGGGCCTGGATCTGTCTATGACAT GATCAAAGAGGACCTTAAGACCTGTGAGACATGTTGCAATACAGTCAATATGGAGCTTCTCTTGCCAAAAG CCTCTGGCCAGACTAAGGATCCTTGTGTGCCACCAGGCATTCATATCACCAACTATGGCGTATCCTCCTTTCTCACAAATTCCTAA
- the LOC142103689 gene encoding malignant fibrous histiocytoma-amplified sequence 1 homolog isoform X1 — protein sequence MEGKRKEMLPLRDLDLSLRRLKVMPSEVLIDTNIQSLNLDRNKLRSVSEISRLQELQTLILSKNELTDFPREIQCLVHLEKLELNQNKIQIIPSGIFVNLKSLKHLKLNNNRLSNLPTDLSSCSNLHYLNLSHNLFTDLPESIMKLKNLKELYVENNKLQKLPSELFLNHSLKKFKASCNHLREPPDEVCAGGLKQIRSYFLQLQESQAREDRRVKVIFIGASLAGKTTISRSLSQGHTMPVTLKERTVGIEIREFQINDFTFLFWDFAGHLEYYVTHHVFITPHALVILVVDLYRYQIGNAQSFKDLVGFWINNLLMRVPNSVVLTVATHTDMCQPGEVEQKSKDIQERICGMLDQHKANLTHFINNLEERQDSELYLEQAEKLREISNCTIHVLHVIPINSTNSHDISNLQNYILDSVNNLELFPNAIKMLPPIYKIVEHSILEVMQSEDTPEHGIIDLDHLLSEVMLRTGNSDLDKNLLKDILRYLHRIGLIVWYEDIKPLLNTVFLKPSFLITIFKMLVRHDLHNQLETIPVEVLVSERAFKRDVLKWQEMLRSKAMLRFQAIRVLVKHQLESLPLCDTGDLFQDLMGHGTENGKLLSLFMHFQICMSVRNIKKLNPKAPEFVPGNQWSIKDTQKELCYIFPTYLNTFMEVTERWGGDHLEDIHIRVYFSPQVPEGFFQRLMVKSCSFYTTHWVEKASFLLVNNGKPLLIKENNQRADSYLEMRSRRPRKPNSFKFLWDFKLTILSIVEKLCKEWPGLFYYIRTPCRTVECPDEFEWPDMEGPGSVYDMIKEDLKTCETCCNTVNMELLLPKASGQTKDPCVPPGIHITNYGVSSFLTNS from the exons GCAAAGAGATGTTGCCCTTGAGGGACTTGGACCTTTCTCTCAGGAGATTGAAGGTCATGCCATCAGAAGTTTTGATTGACACAAACATACAGAGCCTCAACCTTGATCGCAACAAACTTCGAAGTGTCTCAGAGATATCCCGTCTTCAAGAACTTCAAACTCTCATCCTCTCTAAAAATGAACTGACTGATTTTCCCAGGGAGATCCAGTGCTTGGTCCACCTAGAAAAGTTGGAACTAAACCAGAATAAGATTCAGATCATTCCCAGTGGCATTTTTGTAAACCTCAAAAGTCTGAAGCATTTGAAATTGAATAACAACCGTCTGTCAAACCTGCCGACGGACCTGTCAAGCTGTTCTAATCTGCACTACTTAAATTTATCCCACAATCTGttcacagacttacctgaatCTATCATGAAATTAAAGAATTTGAAAGAGCTCTATGTGGAGAACAATAAGCTACAGAAACTGCCTTCAGAGCTCTTCCTCAATCATTCCTTGAAAAAGTTCAAGGCTTCCTGCAACCATTTGAGGGAACCTCCTGATGAAGTTTGTGCTGGTGGTCTTAAACAGATTCGTAGCTACTTCCTGCAACTGCAGGAGAGCCAAGCCAGAGAAGACAGGAGGGTTAAAGTCATTTTCATTGGTGCTAGCCTAGCTGGGAAGACCACTATAAGCAGGAGCCTAAGTCAAGGTCACACCATGCCTGTAACTCTGAAGGAGAGAACTGTAGGAATAGAGATCAGAGAATTCCAGATTAATGACTTTACCTTCCTATTCTGGGACTTTGCAGGACACCTAGAGTATTATGTAACTCATCATGTGTTTATTACTCCGCATGCTCTTGTTATCCTCGTTGTTGATCTGTACAG GTACCAGATTGGTAATGCTCAATCCTTTAAGGACCTTGTTGGATTCTGGATTAACAACCTACTCATGAGAGTGCCCAATTCTGTAGTTCTTACCGTGGCCACTCACACTGACATGTGCCAACCAGGGGAAGTCGAACAGAAGAGTAAAGACATCCAGGAGAGGATCTGCGGAATGCTGGATCAACACAAAGCCAACCTCACCCATTTCATTAACAACCTGGAGGAACGTCAGGACTCTGAGCTCTACCTTGAACAGGCAGAGAAGCTGAGAGAGATCTCTAACTGCACCATACAT GTTCTACATGTCATCCCCATCAACAGCACAAATTCCCATGACATAAGCAATCTGCAAAATTATATCTTGGACTCAGTAAACAATTTGGAATTGTTTCCAAATGCAATTAAAATGCTTCCTCCTATCTACAAAATCGTGGAACATTCTATACTGGAAGTGATGCAGAGTGAAGATACTCCAGAACACG GCATAATAGATTTAGATCATCTTTTGAGTGAGGTTATGCTTAGAACTGGAAACAGTGACCTGGATAAGAATCTTCTCAAAGACATTTTACGGTATCTCCACCGAATTGGTCTGATTGTGTGGTATGAGGACATCAAGCCTTTGCTCAACACAGTTTTTCTGAAACCATCTTTTCTCATCACTATCTTCAAG ATGCTTGTTCGGCATGATCTCCACAATCAACTAGAGACAATACCAGTTGAAGTCCTTGTTTCAGAAAGAGCCTTCAAGCGTGATGTTCTCAAGTGGCAAGAAATGTTACGTTCTAAAGCCATGCTTCGTTTCCAAGCCATTAGAGTCCTTGTTAAACACCAGCTAGAGAGCCTTCCTCTATGTGATACAGGGGACCTCTTCCAAGATTTGATGGGACATGGGACAGAGAATGGAAAGCTCTTAAGTCTCTTCATGCACTTCCAGATCTGTATGTCTGTTAGGAACATTAAGAAGCTTAATCCAAAAGCCCCTGAGTTTGTTCCTGGGAATCAGTGGTCTATAAAAGATACTCAGAAAGAACTGTGTTATATTTTTCCTACTTATCTCAATACCTTTATGGAAGTTACTGAGCGATGGGGAGGAGACCACCTTGAAGATATACACATTCGAGTCTACTTTTCTCCTCAAGTTCCAGAAGGTTTTTTCCAAAG ACTCATGGTGAAATCTTGCTCCTTCTACACCACTCATTGGGTGGAAAAAGCCAGCTTCCTTTTAGTGAACAATGGAAAACCACTGTTGATCAAAGAGAATAACCAGAGAGCAGACAGTTACCTTGAGATGAGGAGCCGAAGACCCAGAAAACCCAACA GTTTCAAGTTTCTGTGGGACTTCAAACTAACAATCCTGTCCATTGTGGAGAAACTTTGCAAAGAGTGGCCTGGACTCTTCTACTACATTCGGACGCCTTGTAGGACAGTTGAATGCCCCGATGAGTTTGAATGGCCAGATATGGAAGGGCCTGGATCTGTCTATGACAT GATCAAAGAGGACCTTAAGACCTGTGAGACATGTTGCAATACAGTCAATATGGAGCTTCTCTTGCCAAAAG CCTCTGGCCAGACTAAGGATCCTTGTGTGCCACCAGGCATTCATATCACCAACTATGGCGTATCCTCCTTTCTCACAAATTCCTAA